One stretch of Weissella koreensis KACC 15510 DNA includes these proteins:
- the gpsB gene encoding cell division regulator GpsB: MEQVRHTVEEIFNKDFKKTAIQGYNTNDVDSYLDELMADYQIFESNISELEETIEKQKLEIAELTRRANSVTATTSTSNPATPSANANMDILKRLSNLERRVFGTANEKTE, encoded by the coding sequence ATGGAACAAGTACGGCACACCGTTGAAGAAATTTTTAATAAAGATTTTAAGAAAACTGCAATTCAAGGTTACAATACTAATGATGTTGATAGTTATCTTGATGAATTAATGGCGGATTATCAAATATTTGAAAGTAATATTAGTGAATTAGAAGAAACCATTGAGAAACAAAAGTTGGAAATTGCTGAGTTAACACGTCGAGCTAATTCAGTTACAGCAACAACCAGTACTAGTAATCCGGCAACTCCTTCAGCAAATGCAAATATGGATATCTTAAAGCGGCTCTCTAATTTAGAACGGCGTGTCTTTGGAACAGCTAATGAAAAAACAGAATAA
- the recU gene encoding Holliday junction resolvase RecU has protein sequence MTIKYPNGQPFEPSRSTKNDIKRPNQGHRGMSLESELNQANQFYLQNGLANIHKKPTPIQIVNVEYPKRSAAKITEAYFRQASTTDYNGIYQGRYLDFDAKETANQTSFPLSNVHQHQIDHLDDIKRLGGLSFFIIRFTKRNETYLIDSSLLITYWKNRQENRKSVPYTEIVEQGILIPTGLRPSLPYLNAVDQLIAIH, from the coding sequence ATGACCATTAAATACCCAAATGGACAACCATTTGAACCATCGCGATCAACAAAAAATGACATAAAACGTCCTAATCAAGGTCATCGTGGAATGTCTTTAGAAAGCGAATTAAATCAAGCCAATCAATTTTATCTACAAAATGGTTTGGCTAACATTCATAAAAAGCCAACCCCTATTCAAATTGTAAATGTTGAGTATCCAAAAAGATCAGCCGCCAAAATAACAGAAGCTTACTTTCGTCAAGCTTCAACGACTGATTATAATGGAATTTATCAAGGACGCTATCTGGATTTTGATGCCAAGGAAACAGCCAACCAAACCTCATTTCCACTTAGTAATGTCCATCAACATCAAATTGATCATTTAGATGATATTAAACGGCTTGGTGGCCTAAGCTTTTTTATTATTCGTTTTACAAAACGTAATGAAACCTACCTGATTGATAGTAGTCTCTTAATCACTTATTGGAAAAATCGGCAAGAAAACCGTAAGTCAGTTCCATATACCGAAATTGTCGAACAAGGAATCTTAATCCCAACTGGTTTAAGACCTTCCCTACCTTATCTCAATGCAGTTGATCAATTAATTGCAATACATTAA
- a CDS encoding amino acid ABC transporter substrate-binding protein has translation MRHKKQIWGNLIVFVILIGIIGGLTWKVNHPKDQWGKTQQKKVIVIGVDDTFVPMGFRNSKGELVGYDVDLARKTFQAMGLKVKFQVIDWSMKETELKSKHIDAIWNGYTETPERAKHVAFSESYHQDEQVILTLKDHNFKQAKDLKNHDLGIQTGSSGAASYDGQPHILKSIIRDTVQYDDFSKALNDLQVDRIQGVLIDSDYARYYIAHSTQGNQFQMLQTRFPKEQFVVGFRKSDVKLRLAVNKQLAKFEKDSTISELTEKYFN, from the coding sequence TTGAGACATAAAAAACAAATTTGGGGTAATTTAATTGTTTTTGTAATATTAATAGGAATTATTGGTGGGTTAACTTGGAAAGTTAATCACCCCAAAGACCAATGGGGTAAAACACAACAGAAAAAGGTGATCGTTATTGGAGTCGATGATACGTTCGTTCCAATGGGTTTTCGAAATTCCAAAGGCGAGTTAGTTGGTTACGATGTTGATCTTGCACGAAAAACTTTTCAAGCGATGGGATTAAAAGTTAAATTTCAAGTAATTGATTGGTCAATGAAAGAAACAGAACTTAAATCTAAGCATATTGATGCAATTTGGAATGGTTATACTGAGACACCCGAGCGAGCAAAACATGTTGCCTTTTCAGAATCATATCACCAAGATGAGCAAGTTATTTTAACTTTAAAAGATCATAACTTTAAGCAAGCTAAAGATTTAAAAAATCACGATTTAGGGATTCAAACGGGTTCTTCTGGAGCAGCAAGTTATGATGGACAACCACATATTTTGAAAAGCATCATTCGTGATACCGTTCAGTATGATGATTTTTCAAAGGCGCTGAACGATTTACAAGTAGATCGAATTCAAGGGGTCTTAATTGATAGTGATTATGCGCGTTATTATATAGCTCATTCGACTCAAGGTAATCAATTTCAGATGCTTCAAACGAGATTTCCAAAGGAACAATTTGTAGTTGGTTTCCGGAAATCAGATGTTAAATTAAGATTAGCCGTAAATAAACAGTTGGCAAAATTTGAAAAAGATAGTACTATAAGTGAGTTGACGGAAAAATATTTTAATTAA
- a CDS encoding transglycosylase domain-containing protein: MPDQNLSRANRTHPKKKRANHPLKKRILFIVASVIGIIAIIVIALVSYWSITAPKVTNAGLAGSSQSTILDKDGNTVWTSGNERREIARQSEYTDTMKNAVVAIEDRRFYKHGGIDIRRIVGAAFANLTGSSLGLQGGSTLTQQLIKQTAFSSATSDQTLKRKVQEAWMSIKVEKQYSKAQILTLYMNKVYMGNGVYGMKTAAKFYYDKDMEDLTIPQTALIAGLPQSPSGYDPYTNPKGAKYRRDQVLNAMAEYGTISKNEAQTYKNTPIDDGLVSSHPENDEEAEKEKISDSYVTSVLAQVKKAKYDVNRDGLTIKTNLDGDVQNKAYDIINSSNGNSYGINFPDDEIQTAVTITDPQSGDVIAQIGGRNQDSLQGLNLATSTQRSGGSTVKPLIDYAPAIEEFNWPTYRAVDDSSSFKYAGTDLNVGDAGMTNNLPYSKQSGQQYVTMRNALSRSLNVPALHTLEGQSTLPNGKKDEYVGYTRAGDFLKKLGINQKLTGGSAIGFNISTEQEAAAFSAFANGGTYYKPSYVKSITTREGKVTDMSSKGTRAMKESTAFMINNMLQSVFTAKAPWNLGYDKYIHSDYKQAAKSGTVAYPSDSKFPSNSAQDLWFTGFTKSAAISVWTGYDQPMQVDTPLSSTSQLPSEIYDTLMQYVMDKNDGDGSNWRVPSSVTKVTKYGQTEYEVKDADFKDPFAHRVFGSTTAVSGSSSSSIARSSTIFSTTKESSSTQQQSQNSTNSTTTSNSNTTPSTSSSATSSSTSQTPTPTPEPSGTDSKND, encoded by the coding sequence ATGCCTGATCAAAATCTTTCTAGAGCTAATCGCACACATCCTAAAAAGAAGCGTGCCAACCATCCGCTTAAAAAGCGAATCTTATTCATTGTTGCAAGTGTGATCGGAATCATTGCCATTATTGTGATTGCTTTGGTTTCTTACTGGTCCATCACTGCTCCAAAAGTCACTAATGCCGGTTTAGCCGGTTCATCTCAATCTACTATTTTAGATAAAGATGGAAATACCGTTTGGACAAGTGGTAACGAACGACGTGAAATTGCACGTCAAAGTGAATATACTGATACCATGAAAAATGCGGTCGTAGCTATTGAAGATCGACGATTTTATAAGCATGGTGGTATTGATATTCGTCGAATCGTTGGCGCTGCTTTCGCTAATCTAACTGGTTCATCACTTGGTCTACAAGGTGGATCTACCTTAACTCAACAATTGATCAAACAAACAGCCTTTTCATCAGCCACAAGTGATCAAACCCTAAAGCGTAAAGTTCAAGAAGCTTGGATGTCAATTAAAGTCGAAAAACAATATTCAAAAGCTCAAATTTTGACTCTTTATATGAACAAAGTTTACATGGGTAATGGGGTCTATGGAATGAAGACCGCCGCTAAATTCTACTATGATAAAGACATGGAAGATTTGACCATCCCACAGACTGCTTTGATCGCTGGATTACCTCAGTCTCCTTCGGGCTATGATCCATATACTAATCCAAAAGGTGCTAAATATCGCCGAGATCAAGTCTTAAATGCGATGGCTGAGTATGGCACAATTTCCAAAAATGAAGCTCAGACTTATAAAAACACCCCAATTGATGATGGATTAGTTTCTTCTCACCCTGAAAATGATGAAGAAGCAGAGAAAGAAAAAATATCAGACTCTTATGTAACTTCTGTTTTAGCTCAAGTCAAAAAAGCAAAATACGATGTTAATCGTGATGGTTTAACCATTAAAACCAATTTGGATGGTGATGTTCAAAACAAAGCTTACGATATAATTAATTCATCAAATGGTAATTCATATGGGATTAACTTCCCTGATGACGAAATTCAAACTGCTGTAACCATTACGGATCCACAATCAGGGGACGTCATTGCACAAATTGGTGGTCGTAATCAGGACAGTTTGCAAGGCCTCAATCTAGCTACTTCTACTCAACGATCTGGTGGTTCAACGGTTAAGCCTTTAATTGATTATGCTCCTGCAATTGAAGAATTTAACTGGCCAACTTATCGAGCCGTAGACGATTCTTCATCATTTAAATATGCTGGAACTGACCTCAATGTTGGTGACGCTGGTATGACAAACAACTTACCTTACTCTAAACAAAGTGGACAACAATATGTGACAATGCGTAACGCTCTTTCACGTTCATTGAATGTACCGGCTTTGCATACCTTAGAGGGACAAAGTACACTACCAAATGGTAAAAAAGATGAGTACGTTGGCTATACGCGGGCTGGTGACTTCCTTAAAAAATTAGGCATCAATCAAAAGTTAACTGGTGGTTCTGCAATTGGATTTAACATCTCAACTGAACAAGAAGCAGCAGCATTCTCTGCCTTTGCTAATGGTGGTACTTATTATAAGCCTTCTTATGTTAAGTCTATTACAACAAGAGAAGGTAAAGTTACTGATATGAGTAGCAAGGGAACCAGAGCGATGAAAGAATCAACTGCATTTATGATCAATAATATGCTACAATCCGTATTCACTGCTAAAGCTCCTTGGAACTTAGGTTATGACAAGTACATTCATTCTGATTATAAGCAAGCTGCTAAATCTGGAACCGTTGCTTACCCTTCTGACTCAAAATTCCCTAGTAATAGTGCTCAAGATCTTTGGTTTACTGGTTTCACTAAATCTGCTGCTATTTCAGTTTGGACGGGATATGATCAACCCATGCAAGTTGATACTCCATTAAGTTCAACTTCGCAATTGCCAAGTGAAATTTATGACACTTTGATGCAATATGTTATGGATAAAAATGATGGTGACGGTTCTAACTGGCGAGTTCCGTCATCAGTTACGAAAGTTACCAAGTACGGTCAAACTGAATATGAGGTCAAGGATGCCGACTTTAAGGATCCGTTTGCTCATCGTGTATTTGGTTCAACTACTGCTGTTAGTGGATCTTCTTCTTCTTCCATTGCACGATCTTCTACGATTTTCTCAACGACTAAAGAATCATCATCAACACAACAACAGAGTCAAAATAGTACTAATTCTACTACTACTTCAAATTCAAATACAACGCCAAGCACAAGTAGTTCAGCTACGTCTTCAAGTACTAGTCAAACACCGACTCCTACTCCTGAACCAAGCGGTACAGATAGTAAAAATGACTAA
- a CDS encoding DUF1273 domain-containing protein: MTRLWITGFRSFELGIFGNQDPKVAVIKFALEKLLKRALDEGLEWVITGGQLGIDQYALETANALRLDNPLLKTALMTPFIDFGGQWNENNQAQLQQLKTAVDFTQSVSPEPYKNPQQFKNYQNFMLKHTDGVILFYDPQADESKVRFLYAAMQQYQQNRSYSITLVDFDRLQEYADEYAESIREW; the protein is encoded by the coding sequence ATGACAAGACTGTGGATCACTGGTTTTAGAAGTTTTGAATTAGGCATTTTTGGAAATCAAGATCCTAAAGTCGCTGTTATTAAATTTGCTCTTGAAAAGTTGCTGAAGAGAGCATTAGATGAAGGATTAGAGTGGGTTATAACGGGTGGACAATTAGGTATAGATCAATATGCATTAGAAACCGCAAATGCGTTGAGATTGGATAACCCGCTGTTAAAAACAGCCCTAATGACTCCATTTATTGATTTTGGAGGACAGTGGAATGAAAACAATCAGGCTCAACTTCAGCAATTAAAAACAGCAGTGGATTTTACACAAAGCGTCAGTCCAGAACCTTATAAAAATCCTCAGCAATTCAAAAATTATCAAAATTTTATGCTAAAGCATACAGATGGAGTAATTCTATTCTATGATCCACAAGCAGATGAAAGTAAGGTTCGTTTCCTGTATGCCGCTATGCAACAATATCAGCAAAATCGTTCATATTCGATTACTTTAGTTGATTTTGACCGTTTACAAGAATATGCCGATGAATATGCTGAAAGTATTCGAGAATGGTAA
- a CDS encoding amino acid ABC transporter ATP-binding protein: MLEIKDLQKKYADHLIFKNLALTIPTGKIMAIVGPSGIGKTTFLKIIAGLLPADQGTMELNGERLDLTGNRKGAQVGVIFQDFNLFPQYTVQENITLAPINVLKDSKSAANKKAEELLKELGLFDQAHQYPNQLSGGQKQRVAIARALAMQPGMLAYDEPTSGLDAASTQQVVHVMQQMKSQGVTQLVVTHDLPFAEAVADLTFDFGKEVQR, from the coding sequence ATGTTAGAAATTAAAGATTTACAAAAAAAATACGCTGACCATCTTATCTTTAAAAATTTAGCTTTGACGATCCCAACTGGAAAAATCATGGCGATAGTAGGACCATCTGGAATTGGGAAGACGACATTTTTAAAAATTATTGCCGGACTATTACCAGCTGATCAAGGTACGATGGAATTGAATGGAGAAAGACTGGATTTAACTGGTAATCGTAAAGGTGCTCAAGTTGGAGTTATTTTCCAAGACTTTAACCTTTTCCCCCAGTATACAGTCCAGGAAAATATTACTTTGGCCCCAATTAACGTTTTAAAAGATTCAAAATCGGCGGCAAATAAAAAAGCTGAAGAACTTTTAAAGGAATTAGGATTGTTTGATCAAGCTCATCAGTATCCTAATCAATTATCTGGTGGTCAGAAACAACGAGTTGCGATTGCGCGTGCTCTAGCTATGCAACCGGGTATGTTGGCTTATGATGAACCAACCTCAGGGTTAGATGCAGCTTCAACGCAGCAAGTTGTTCATGTGATGCAACAAATGAAATCCCAAGGGGTTACACAGTTGGTTGTTACTCATGACTTACCATTTGCTGAAGCTGTGGCAGATTTAACGTTTGATTTTGGAAAAGAGGTTCAACGTTGA
- a CDS encoding MDR family MFS transporter — protein MQTTKGMSLKWLLIASFINNFALGFIWPLTSIYLHNQLGQTLITVGWVMLMNAVGQMVGSVISGRLFDRMQPFNLIRIGIGVMALSQVAFILWHGWPAYPIILAVTGIFSGWNTATINSYGTQVRGHDGRYVFNMLYFIANFGMVFATAMVGTIYNYGIVWLFIISFIMYSALFIIIQKFFNFKLEQAQVDDNQSMEKIKLPTWNLRIIWTVILGLSVLWISYAQWQGNLSVYMSDVLHLPLWQYSMLWTINGLLVAVVQLTINFLNLSTNRKMMWIQIYGGIACFGLAFLILPFVDDFKGFALAMVITTLGEATAFPMIPALVNELTPLNFKGQFQGLVAAAPSAGKAIGPLMGGFFIERLGYHSMFYLAAGLVAITLVFVILIIMIGFKKTTLY, from the coding sequence ATGCAAACAACAAAAGGTATGTCTTTAAAATGGCTGTTAATAGCGAGTTTTATTAATAATTTTGCTTTAGGGTTTATTTGGCCATTAACTTCTATTTATTTACATAATCAATTAGGTCAAACATTGATTACTGTTGGATGGGTTATGTTAATGAACGCTGTAGGTCAAATGGTCGGTAGCGTTATTTCGGGGCGGCTTTTTGACCGGATGCAACCATTTAACCTCATTCGAATTGGGATTGGAGTCATGGCACTTTCACAAGTTGCTTTTATTCTTTGGCATGGTTGGCCAGCTTACCCAATTATTTTAGCTGTTACGGGAATTTTTAGTGGTTGGAATACAGCAACAATTAATTCATATGGGACTCAGGTTAGAGGTCATGATGGCCGATATGTTTTTAATATGTTATATTTTATTGCTAATTTTGGTATGGTTTTTGCTACTGCCATGGTTGGTACAATTTATAACTATGGTATTGTTTGGCTTTTTATTATTTCATTTATCATGTACAGTGCTCTTTTTATTATTATTCAAAAATTCTTTAACTTTAAGCTAGAACAAGCGCAAGTAGATGATAATCAAAGTATGGAGAAAATTAAATTGCCAACCTGGAATTTACGTATTATTTGGACGGTGATTTTAGGACTGAGCGTTCTTTGGATTTCTTATGCTCAGTGGCAAGGGAATTTGTCTGTCTATATGTCTGATGTTTTACATTTACCATTGTGGCAATATTCAATGCTTTGGACGATTAATGGCCTTTTGGTAGCGGTTGTGCAACTAACCATTAATTTTTTGAATCTTTCCACTAATCGTAAAATGATGTGGATCCAAATTTATGGAGGTATTGCTTGCTTTGGCTTGGCATTCTTGATTTTGCCATTTGTTGATGATTTTAAAGGATTTGCTTTGGCAATGGTTATCACAACTTTGGGCGAAGCAACTGCGTTCCCAATGATCCCTGCCTTGGTAAATGAGTTAACACCATTGAACTTTAAAGGACAATTCCAAGGATTAGTGGCGGCAGCACCATCAGCAGGAAAAGCGATTGGCCCATTGATGGGAGGATTCTTTATTGAGCGTCTCGGATATCATTCAATGTTTTATTTAGCTGCAGGGCTAGTTGCAATAACATTGGTATTTGTTATCTTAATTATTATGATTGGGTTTAAGAAAACGACACTTTATTAA
- a CDS encoding amino acid ABC transporter permease, with translation MDYLWSILPSMLNGLKMTFGVFGLTLVGAIPLGVLVAMALRSEIGLLKLLMNFYIWIMRGTPLLLQIVFVYYGLSLAQIVTFPRFEAAVVTFILNYAAYFAEIFRGGLQSVPQGQYEGAQVLGFSKWQTMKKIILPQVVKIVMPSVGNEVVNLVKDSSLVYVIGLGDLMRAGNIAAARDVTLVPYLLVGALYLILTVAATLIMRKIENSLDFDRLDR, from the coding sequence ATGGATTATTTATGGTCAATCTTACCTAGTATGTTAAATGGTTTGAAAATGACTTTTGGGGTGTTTGGATTAACCTTAGTTGGTGCCATTCCATTAGGTGTTTTAGTTGCAATGGCTCTACGTTCTGAAATTGGACTATTGAAATTGTTGATGAACTTCTATATTTGGATAATGCGGGGAACACCATTGCTATTACAAATTGTCTTTGTTTACTATGGACTTAGCTTGGCACAGATTGTAACTTTCCCTCGTTTTGAAGCGGCTGTTGTCACCTTTATATTGAATTATGCGGCTTATTTTGCTGAAATTTTTCGAGGTGGATTACAAAGTGTACCTCAAGGACAATATGAAGGGGCTCAGGTTTTAGGATTTTCCAAATGGCAAACTATGAAAAAAATCATCTTACCACAAGTAGTTAAAATCGTGATGCCATCAGTTGGAAATGAAGTGGTTAATTTGGTTAAAGATTCATCATTGGTTTATGTCATTGGATTAGGAGACTTAATGCGAGCTGGAAACATTGCTGCAGCACGGGATGTTACTCTAGTGCCATATTTATTAGTTGGAGCTCTATATTTGATCCTAACTGTTGCTGCAACATTGATTATGCGAAAAATTGAAAATTCATTAGATTTTGATCGTTTGGATCGTTAG